AATTGCCAATAAATGATAATAAACTCTTTCTTCTAAATTAAGTTCTTTACTAGCCTCATTTGCAAAAGCAGCCTTTCCATTATTAATAGCATAATAAGTAAGAGATTTTTCCATTTCTTTGTCGCCAAGTCTAGTCTTAGTATTTTTTACATGATACTTATCTCTTGATTTTATTAAGTTATTATTTATTGAATTAACAACTTTTGTTGATATTTCTTCTAAATTCCCGTAACTTTCAATATCTAAATTAGATTGATCAATAATAGAACATTGTCCCCATCTTAAAGGAGATAGTTCGTTGCTAAGATGTTTTTCTCTATAAAATCCACTACCGTCATGTAAATTAAGAATTAATTTTACTTCATCAGATTTAATATATTTTTTTATTCTCTGAACCGTATTATAATCAGGATCATTTTCTGATAATTTTGCAAACTTTCTATTCATATCTCCATAAGGACCACGCGATCTTTTAATAATAGAATAAAAATTTAAATTAGGGATAACCCAAACTGAACCTTTTTTAATATCATAATGAGTTGCAATTAATGATGCTGCCATAAAAGCTCCAGGTTCATCACCTTGTATCCCTCCAATAATTAATAGAGTATTCTCATTTTGCTGACCTTTTTTAATAAAATCGAAATCGAAACTTTTCACATCTGCATTTAAATGTTGTAAACAAATAAATATTAATGAAATCTTAAATAGTTGTAATATGCCAAGGTTCATACCTTACACCGTCCTTATTGTTTATTGTATATCTAACGTCAACATATTTTAATCTTATTATCTGTTGAAATTCTTGCGTTCTTGCAAATTTAGAGGTAAAATTTGCATAACCTAATCCTTTTTTACCTACATCAAAATCACCGATAGAATGGTAAGTATAAGCAGGAGGAGCTATTGACTTTGCAGCAATGGTAATATTTCCATTAACTCTATTTATTTTATCTAAGAAAAGTTTTGTTTGTTTAACAATACTTCTAATCCCCGAAGTTAAAGTAAGAGAATCCCCTATATCTTTTTTCATTTCATAATATGTTTTCTCTGATTTACCTTTAAATAAATAATGTCCAGTATAAGG
The Poseidonibacter antarcticus DNA segment above includes these coding regions:
- a CDS encoding M14 family metallopeptidase, whose translation is MNLGILQLFKISLIFICLQHLNADVKSFDFDFIKKGQQNENTLLIIGGIQGDEPGAFMAASLIATHYDIKKGSVWVIPNLNFYSIIKRSRGPYGDMNRKFAKLSENDPDYNTVQRIKKYIKSDEVKLILNLHDGSGFYREKHLSNELSPLRWGQCSIIDQSNLDIESYGNLEEISTKVVNSINNNLIKSRDKYHVKNTKTRLGDKEMEKSLTYYAINNGKAAFANEASKELNLEERVYYHLLAIEEYMNIMGIEFHRKFNLTTSDIKNVIDHDIFISFYDEKIKLPLSKVRKLLRYFPISKDGNLEFTTSSPLMTIVKEGKEYIIHYGNRKLAKLHPDYIKFIEDERKINIFIDGVKNSIKFGDIIYAKDTFNIEPIPNLRVNVIGYVNKNKKNEVGLDITKKEIVKRFSIDQDGNIFRIEFYQGDKFAGMILLGFEK
- a CDS encoding D-alanyl-D-alanine carboxypeptidase family protein, producing the protein MQNLRREFIKKSSFVILTSVSSTDLFATTRKIKKNDLFIAKKDYKVFHSIRNKLKLVQNYIGYGNFNVISFDTMLYIAKRAPKIEPFTKDEIAFLEFIFYYNPSVHGFFGNRINNNITEKINKKSIKKIPYTGHYLFKGKSEKTYYEMKKDIGDSLTLTSGIRSIVKQTKLFLDKINRVNGNITIAAKSIAPPAYTYHSIGDFDVGKKGLGYANFTSKFARTQEFQQIIRLKYVDVRYTINNKDGVRYEPWHITTI